GCCTCCTGCCGGTCCGCGAACCCTGACGGGCCGCCGCGCTCCTCTGCCCTCACCCGGGAGACCCCGAGAAGGGTGTTGCCGGATCGTTGTCTCTGCGCCATGCCTACTGCCGCCTGCCAAAGCATTGTCTGACCTAGCTGCTGATATAGCACTTTGAAAGATGAAGCCTACAGTGATCGCAAATTAGAAGCGAATTTCGACGTCTACTGATGCCGAGACATCTTGCCAGTGCACGATAAAGGGAGCAGGAACGTGTTAACACGCGCTGGAGAATAGAACGTGGGCGAGAACGTTGAGATGGTCGAGGCTGTTGCCATCGATTATGTACAAATCACGGCCGATATCGTCTCGGCCTACGTGTCCAAGAACTCGGTTCGGCCAGCTAACATGGCGGAGCTGATCGCCAGCACGCACGCTGCGCTCGCCGGCCTCAGTCAGAGCGCCAAGCATCAGGCGCAGTCGGCCGAGAAGGCAACCCCCGCTCAAATTCGGAAGTCGATCAGGCCGGACGCGCTGATCAGCTTCATTGATGGCAAGCCGTACAAGACGCTGAAGCGTCACATCATCCGCAATGGCCTGACGTTCGACGAGTACCGCGAGCGCTTCGGCCTGCCGCGGGATTACCCCTCAACGGCGGCCAACTACTCGGCGTTGCGTTCAGAAATGGCTTACAAGAATAGGCTCGGCCAACAGCGTCGGAACGCATCCCCGAAGGCTGCGGCGCCCACTGAGACCACCTCCGAGAAGCCGAAGAGAGCCGGGCGACCACGGAAGGCCAAGGACGGTGCTGAGGCGTAACCCGGATCTTTCTCCGGCCATCGACTCTTCCCTTACCTCGCGGCGGTTGAGCGCCTTGGTGCTCCCGCTTGCGAGCGCGCCGGCTGCCGTGTCCTCCCCGTTCGCGTGCGGCCGGCGCGTCCTATTGAAAGACCGCTACGGCAAGCGCCGTCTCCGATCGCTTCAGCTGCAGCCCAGGGATTAGGCCGAGATCCCGCTTCATAGCTATGGCCTCAATCCTTCGTGAGGTCCTTCGGAGTCAGCGCTCGCTCGCACTTGGTGCAGGAAAGTTTCATCTCGTTGAATACGTATTCCCAGGAGACGAACTTCGTCGTCTCGAACCGTTCGCCGTTTAGGTCCCGCGGCGTGTAGCTCTCCCAGAAGCTGGAAAAAGGCGCATCGTTCTCACGCACGATTATACTACCGGCGTGTCCGCAGGAGCATCGTATACCGTGGGAGAGCCGCGTCGTCATAGAAATCCGCTCCCGCTGTGCCCCTTATAGGCGTTCGCCCCCTTACCTTCCCGCATCGTCACGCCCCCACCCATAGGGTCAACGGCCTCGACCCATGAGAGTCGCTTGCTCGAACTCGGGAGCGTGTCGAGGACGCGATTGCAGGCGGCGGCAAGCGCGTCGCTGGATGCGGTGGGCATGGCGGTCAGCAGCTCGCGCGTCAGCCCGGCCATCACCGCCTCGTGTCCGGCTGAGCGAAAGCCGCATTCAACGGGCCTGAAATTCAAGATCAAAACGACGTTCTCGGCGATGACCCGGGCGGCACTCTCATGGTCGCTACACATGGGCCGAAGCTATAGGAACCCGCTTCCTGAATGCTCCTTGAAGGCGTTCGCCCGCCGGACGTACCCGACGACGGTTCGCGGATCCCAGTGGCCGGACTGGTCCATGATCCGCGCGAGATCGACGCCACGTAGCCAGATATAGTATCTAGTAGCTACCAGCTACTGCTATTGAGCCTTGCTTCGCTCCAATAGGTCGACAGCCCTTTCGAACGCTTCGCCAAGCCCCCAGCCATGTGCGTCCGCAACTCGGGTGAACGCCTCGATCGTCTCAGGCTTCAATTTGAGGTTTAGCTGAGCGGTGCGCCCTGTCCGCCGGCGGCGCTGCTGCCGAGGCGGGACCGGGGCCTGCTCGGTCCTCGCGGGTTCTCGACTACGGAAGCCAGTTGCCTCAGCGGCCTGCCTCGTCACCTCGGGGGTTGGCTTGTCATCCCGAGGCTTGGGTTTGGCCCAGGCCGACGGATCGATATCGTCGAGTTCGTCGCCGAAGCCGAGAGAAGCGCGTTCCTTGCCGCCCATCACGCTGCAGACCTCGCGCTCGCTGCCTTCAGCTTCGAGACCACCTCTCCTGCGAACTCGCGGGCGTTCTGGATGGCCTTTTCGAGGTTGCTCGTCTGCGTCGCGGCGAGCCCCAAAAGTGTGCCGCCGAAATCGAACAGATCCTTGAAGGCGGCCCGCTCCACGATCGCAGTTTCGAACATCTCGATACCGCCGGCCTGCAACTGCTCCTGCACATTGCGCAGGGCGCGAGACGTCACGGCTGCGCCGGTTCGAGTGAGCAGGACCGCATGGGCTATGCGCCGCCGCGACAGCTTCTCCGAGTTGCGGATGAGGCGGATCGTCTTCGCCGCCCCCTTGGCATCCATGCTTGATCCTTGGGTAGGGATCACCACCAAATCAGCCATGCCGATGGTATTGGCTACCAACAAGCTAGCTGTACCCTCCAGATCCACGATCACGAAGGCGGCTTCGCGCTCGGCACTATCGATCGCGTCCACGACGCTCTCTTCCGTCACGTCGCTGATGATCGTGATGTTCTCAGGCTTTCCGGGGAGTTTCGCCCACTGGCTGATCCAACGCTCTGGGTCAGCGTCGATGATGGTGACAGAAGCCCCCTTTACGGCCAACTCGGTCGCCAGCAGCAGGGCGCTGGTCGACTTGCCGGAGCCGCCCTTCGGGTTGGCGAAGGCTATGACGGGCATGATCCCTCCGATTTCGGATGCCGCACTCACCACGTCACGCGTATCTTAACAGCTAGCTAATGGATACCGAATGGTAGCCGCTAGCCACCTGGTAGCTGTAAGCTCGCCGGCCGATAGCTGCCAGTAAGCGTGAGCTACCAGCTAGCGCAAGGTAGCCGGTAGCTACCTGTTAAGAGTAGCTAGCGGAGAGCTGATGCGCAGCCAACGGAACCTCATACCTGGATAAGGACCCTTTGGATCTGCGCCGCTGACCATGCTCCGCCCCGAGCTGCCGGGATGCCGCGGGCGTTCAGCGAAGCCGCGATCTGGCGCAACGACACAGCGCCCTCAGCTCTGGCGGCTGCAATCATCGGCGCAAGATCCCGCGCCCGCTCCTCCGCTCGACGTGCCTGTTGCGTCCGTCCGCGCGCCTGTCCGGTCTCCCGGTTCGAAAGGTTCTCTGGTTTGCCCAGCCGCACGCCCCGGGCCTTCGCCGCGGCCAAAGCCGCCTTGGTCCGGACGCTGATCATCTTACGCTCGGCCTGCGCGACCACGGCCATGATGCCGACCACCAGTTCGTTGGCTTCGGGCATGTCGGCCGCCACGAACCGTACGCCGGCCTTCTGCAGATTGAGCAGGAAGGCAGCATCGCGCGAGAGGCGGTCGAGCTTGGCGATCACCAGCGTTGCCCCGTGCAGCCGACAGAGCGCCATAGCCTCCGCGAGGCGAGGGCGGTTGTCCCGTGACCCGCTCTCCACCTCGACCAGTTCGGCCACGTGGCGCCACGAGCCGCCGTTGAGGAAGTCGGCGACCGCCCGCCGCTGCGCCTCCAGCCCGAGGCCGGACCGGCCCTGCCGCTCCGTCGAGACCCGCAGGTAGGACACGAAGGCGGAAGTCATGCTGATTTCGCGGGGTGTCTCGTTCGGTCGAACGGACGTTTAACCGGACGAGACACCCGCCTGCGATGGCCCCGGGGACACACCGTCGCTTCTCTCAGGACGGCCTCGAACCTATCTCAGGATTATCCGCCGCGGACGCGGTCGGGGTGCGCCAGGCCGGGCGAGTCGTGATAATATGGCCGCCCGGCGAGCGACTTGAGCAAATCCTTTGACGATATTCGTGTGATATTCGGCGATCGTGGACCATGAAGTCCGGGGCCGGTGGAGCGCGACGCGGTGCCCATTTGCCCAACCCGTGACTCACGATATGTCTCTGTGCATGACGACGGCCGGATCTAGGACCGTCATCGCTGCCTTCACTGAGGAAGAGGCGCAGCGTCTGACGGGCATCAGCCTGACGCAGCTCAGGTATTGGAGACGCTTGTCCTTTTTTGTTCCGAGCCTGAAGGTCGAGATGAGCGAAGGCGAGGAGACGCGCCTCTACTCGTTCCGTGACCTCATCTGTCTGCAGGTGCTGGACCGGCTGCGGAATGAGAACGGCGTCTCGCTGCAGCACCTTCGCGAGGTGAAGGCGAAACTCGTCGATCTGGGCGATGATGTGTGGGCGAGAACGACGCTCTACGTCCTCAATAAGCGCGTCGTCTTTGACCATCCCGAGACAGGCCGGCGAGAAGAAGTCACGACCGGCCAAGGCGTGCTCAGCATCCCGCTCGAAATCGTTCGAGCAGACATGGAGCGCAACGTCCGGCAGCTGCGCACGCGGAGCTCTGATAATTATGGAAGGGTCCAGAGCGTGCGAGGGGTCGCAAGGAGCAACCCCGTGATCGCCGGTACGGCGATCCAGGTCGCGAGCATCAAGGCCTATGCCGACGCCGGCTACACGGTCCAGCAGATCATCGAAGAGTATCCGACGCTGACGGAGCGCGACGTTGAAGCGGCCCTGGCCCACGCCGCCGCTGCCTGAGGCCGCCCCAGCAAAACTGATTATCCGCGTCCTCCTCGACGAAGGCGTGCCTGTCTCTGTGGCTCGGGCGTTCGAGGGATGCGGCCATGTAGCTATCCGGCACGCGGACGTCTTGGCCCCGGGTTCGGACGATTTGCTCGTGGCGCGAACCGCGCAGGTCAACGACGCGACGCTGATCGCGATCGACAAAGACATGAAGCGCATCACTGGCCGCTACGGGGAGGCGGATCCGAAATTCCAGCTGCTCAATGTGATTAAAATCGGTTGCTCAGAACCGCTGGCTGCAGCGCGGATAGAGCAGGCGATGCAGCTGATCGAGCTGGAATGGCGGTTTCGCTGCCAGCAGCGGGGCCGACGCCTCTACATCGAGATCGGGCCGCACTGGATACGCACCCACCGCTAGGAGGGCCGCTCGTCCGGCGAAAAACGCAATGACCTAGTCACATGATCGCGTGCCCATGTGATTATGAGGTTGCGTGATCATGGATGATAGAGCTGTCTGGCGAGCGTGCCGCGTGGACGGGGCAGGGGGGCTGCGGTACCTCCACGCCATGGCCAAAGAGATCCCCAGCGTCGGCGACCTGCGCCGGAAGTCCGAGGTGACGGACGAGGAGATCGAGGTCGCGACGGCCGCCTACCTGAAGGACGAGGCCGCAAAGCCGTTCGCCTTCAGGTCTGGCCACGCCATCGACGTCGCCAAGGCGATCGAGATGCACCCGCAGGCCAAGAAGCTCCTGGCCGACGAGGACACCACGCCCGGCCTGCGCCGCACGATGATGAAGACCGCGGTCATCATGGGCTTCCCGGTCCAGGTATGAGCGGCGACAGCATTGTTGGACGCCGATACCGAGGGAGAGGACGATGCGCTTCGTCGGAGTCTTTGCGGCAGTCGCCGTGCTGATGGTGCCGATCCCCGTCGAGGCGATCACCCCCTTGCCGTCTTGCTCCGCGACCTTCGTGAAGCGGTGGGTTGATTACGACCGCCGCGCCGAGATCCCAACGCCAGACCGCACGTGCGTCATGCAGACCAAAACTGGCACCTATATCTGCGATCAGAAGGGCTGCTCCCGAGCGCCGTGACTTGGACAACGGCACGCGCGAGCGTGTTGCTCACCGCCCCGCGCTCTTCTTGACGAACTCCCAGATGGGGATGCCCCAGATCTGACCCTGCCTGGTCCGGTAGGCCGAGCCGCGCTCGAACACGACGCGGGTCGGCTCGACGGCCTGGGCCCGGTTGCCGGTAATCATCATCACTCCGCAGACCTCGATCCGCAGCGTCCCGTGCTCTGGATGGAGCGCGAATAGCTCGGCGGCCGTCCAGCCGAGCGCGTGGGCCTCGGTACCGAGGCGGTCGCAGAAATCGATGGCGGCCTCCCGGATCGGCGCCCAGCGCGCCGGGGTGAGATAGCGGCACGGCGAGGCGTGCTGAGACAGATCCTCCAAGGCACTGCGCCACACGGCAGCGGCGTCGGGGAGCATTGTGGGAGCGAAAGCGGAGACCATCCGGCCGAGCTACGGGAGCGGGCTTGGTGATGCCATGCGGCGGATAGCGGACTTGCCCAACCTATGTAGATTGCGTCGGATAGATGCCGCGCATCAGCGGCGCTTCTGGACCTACCGACATCATGCCGACCGCCCGCCCAACGCTCGCCGATCTCCGTAGGGCCGGCACGGTCAGCAGCAGCGAGATCGTCGCGGCCATCGACCTCTACATGAGGGCTCCGGATGCGGGCCCGTATCGGTTCGCCAGCGGGTACAGCGTCGACATCGCGGCGGCCGTCGCAGCATCGCCCGAGACCTTCGAATTGAAGGCGCGCCCCGGACCGCAGGAGAAAACGTTCCGGAACGCCGTAACAGCCACTGTCATGGGGGCGCCCGCGATCAAACCCCGACCGGGCGAGCCGTAAAGACACGGCGCCCGGTCAGTCGCAAACTCAGCAGTTGTCGGCGCCTGGCTTAACGGGCTGACCCTCGGGGGCCTTCTTCGAGCCGTCATCCTTCATGGCGGCGCCTGTGTTGTTCATCGCTCCGACCGTGCCGGGCGACTCCGCCTTTGCCCCCGGGCTCACCTTGGCGGTCGAACCACCGTCGACGTTCGAGGTGGCATCCTTCCCGGTAGCCGCATTCGTGGTCGTGCCGACGTTGCATGGCGCAGCAACAGCCAAGCTCGCCGAAAGCGTGAGCATCGTGGCGGCGGTAGCGATATTCAGGATCTTGGACATGCTTCCTCCAGGTTCTTAAGCCTGAAAGAAGGGTGCTTACTGCTGGTTGTTCCAGCCGACTCCGTGTGGCAACTGCTCGCGCCCGGAAAAGAAGCCTTTTAGAGATCACGAAAATCGGCTCGCTGCGCAGCGAGCGTCTCTATTTCCGAATAAAAGATGGGGCGCTTTTTATGTGCCGCCTCGCGGCAGGTCGGCAGGCGGGAAGCTGGCGCCGACAGCGCGCAGAGCCTGCACTAAGGCGTTGAGCTGCGCGATGGTGACCACCGGTTCGCCGGGACTGCCCTCGGCTCGCGCCACGGCACTCAGAGGCACCTTTGCGCGCTTGGCCAGCTCCGGAGGTGTCCAGCCGATTGAGATGCGTGCTTTGAAAAGCTGCGAGCCGGTGATCACCCTGATCTGCTCCTATGATCGGGCGGCTGCAGCATCACTTCTCCCTCTTGATCACGGCGAAGATACTACTTGCCCCCACCGCCCTTGTAGGCCGTGATCGCACGCCGGCAGTTCTCCGAGATTTTGTCCATGTTTTTCTTAAAGCAGGCGTCCATCTCCGGGCTATCTGGATCATTGCCGCTGCAGAACGTGACCGCATCGCCGGAGCAGTAGGTCTTGAGATCTTTGTTACCACGCTTGGAGGATGACGTGTCGGGAGCCCCAAGAACGGGAGCCGCTACGGCGATAAGGCTGAGGGCCAGGATGATGCTTCGCATATTGGATATCCGGTCGAGGGAGTTCGTCGATGCGCTAACGGCTTGGCTCGATAATCTATCCCCCCGCTCAAGGGGCCGAGCCTCGCTCCTTCGCGGCATTTGGGCTGTGACCGAACAGGAGGGTTGCTACTTACTGCCAGCACGCTCGTAGGCATCGATGGCGCGGCGGCAGTTTGGGGACATCTGGCTCATATTCCTCTTGAAGCAGGCGTCCATTTGCGGGCTGTTCGGATCGATACCGGCGCAGAAAGCGATAGCGTCACCCGCACAATTGGTCTGTAGGTCTGCGTTGCCGCGGTTGGGCGCCTGCGCCGAGGCGGGGACGGCGATAGCGATGACGCTGACGGCGAGGATGAGGCTGCGCATACTGGGTCCCTGACCGAAGCATTCCGTCGAAGCGTAACGAACCTAGCGCCGGTTCTATCCCTTCCGATCCCGGAACCAGAACCTAGCCTCGCCATCGTTCTCGGGGGATGAACTACAAGCCGCGGGTCATCGTCGGAGGTCTGCTGCTGCGACGACAACCGCGGCCGTGACGGCCGCAATGGCGCAGTCTTCGAAGGCGTATTCCAAGCCTGCAGCCTCAAGCGCACGTTCGACGCTTACGAGCACGACTGCCACGCCGATCGCCAGCATCCGGCTCTTGATCGCGTTCATCCGCTCGGCTCGCCAGAAGCATCGGCACCCCGGATGCCAAGCCACTTCAGGGCTGCCGCCTGGGAGGCGAAGGCGTGCTGCTGAGCCGTGAAGGGCGCAGGCCATGTGGCTGGGGGCACCTCGTCGAGCAGATCAACAAGCCATTCGCGCGGGGTGCCGCTGTGATCGATTTCGCGCACTAGGGATGCGACGAGGCACCCATTGAGCAGGACGTCGTAGCTGCCGGCGGCAAGACGCCTGACTGAGTAGGTCACGTTGGGTCCTCCTGCAGGAGCACCTCATGAGGCGCGCCGCCCTGCTCCGACCAGAGCACCGTTCCGTTCGTATCAGTGAGCGTCGCGGAGACTACAGCCTCGCTCGGCAGACCGGCGCGAACTACCTGCGCGAGTTCTACTGCTTCCTCCGTCGTCTCTGCGGCGATCGTCACGGTTTGCTGTGTCGTATCCGAGTTCGAGCCGGCCAACAGAAGCAGGGCGGTCAAGCGGTAGGGCTGTGTTGCCATCGCTAGCCCCTCCGCTCCCGGAACCGGATCCCGGCCCCGCCGCCGTTCTGCGGGATGAACTCTAGGCCGGTGGCCTCAATGATCGAGCAATATAATCTATGTTGCAGAGACGCAGAACAATATTCGGCCATCATAAATCCTTAAGGAACGATTAAATGCCTGTCGCTGACGCTAAAATTTGCGGTCGCAGCGTCATGGAATGTTCGGCGGTATCACCGGTAGGCGTATCAGATGTGGACTGATTTTGACGCGTCGTCCCACAAGATCCTTGCCGAGGCCGAGGCTGCGGCTGCACGGGAAAGGGCGCGCTCAAAGAAGCGGCATAAGCAGCCGCCGCGCTCCAAACGCAAGTCCAACGGTGCGCCACACCCTGCCCCAAACAAGCTGACGCTCGGAAAACCCACATTAAGCACGGCTT
The sequence above is drawn from the Methylobacterium mesophilicum SR1.6/6 genome and encodes:
- a CDS encoding MucR family transcriptional regulator yields the protein MGENVEMVEAVAIDYVQITADIVSAYVSKNSVRPANMAELIASTHAALAGLSQSAKHQAQSAEKATPAQIRKSIRPDALISFIDGKPYKTLKRHIIRNGLTFDEYRERFGLPRDYPSTAANYSALRSEMAYKNRLGQQRRNASPKAAAPTETTSEKPKRAGRPRKAKDGAEA
- a CDS encoding ParA family protein, with the protein product MPVIAFANPKGGSGKSTSALLLATELAVKGASVTIIDADPERWISQWAKLPGKPENITIISDVTEESVVDAIDSAEREAAFVIVDLEGTASLLVANTIGMADLVVIPTQGSSMDAKGAAKTIRLIRNSEKLSRRRIAHAVLLTRTGAAVTSRALRNVQEQLQAGGIEMFETAIVERAAFKDLFDFGGTLLGLAATQTSNLEKAIQNAREFAGEVVSKLKAASARSAA
- a CDS encoding recombinase family protein, whose protein sequence is MTSAFVSYLRVSTERQGRSGLGLEAQRRAVADFLNGGSWRHVAELVEVESGSRDNRPRLAEAMALCRLHGATLVIAKLDRLSRDAAFLLNLQKAGVRFVAADMPEANELVVGIMAVVAQAERKMISVRTKAALAAAKARGVRLGKPENLSNRETGQARGRTQQARRAEERARDLAPMIAAARAEGAVSLRQIAASLNARGIPAARGGAWSAAQIQRVLIQV
- a CDS encoding DUF433 domain-containing protein, translating into MTTAGSRTVIAAFTEEEAQRLTGISLTQLRYWRRLSFFVPSLKVEMSEGEETRLYSFRDLICLQVLDRLRNENGVSLQHLREVKAKLVDLGDDVWARTTLYVLNKRVVFDHPETGRREEVTTGQGVLSIPLEIVRADMERNVRQLRTRSSDNYGRVQSVRGVARSNPVIAGTAIQVASIKAYADAGYTVQQIIEEYPTLTERDVEAALAHAAAA
- a CDS encoding DUF5615 family PIN-like protein, with amino-acid sequence MKRPWPTPPLPEAAPAKLIIRVLLDEGVPVSVARAFEGCGHVAIRHADVLAPGSDDLLVARTAQVNDATLIAIDKDMKRITGRYGEADPKFQLLNVIKIGCSEPLAAARIEQAMQLIELEWRFRCQQRGRRLYIEIGPHWIRTHR
- a CDS encoding helix-turn-helix domain-containing protein yields the protein MITGSQLFKARISIGWTPPELAKRAKVPLSAVARAEGSPGEPVVTIAQLNALVQALRAVGASFPPADLPRGGT